A genomic region of Danio aesculapii chromosome 21, fDanAes4.1, whole genome shotgun sequence contains the following coding sequences:
- the ptpra gene encoding receptor-type tyrosine-protein phosphatase alpha, which translates to MSSAQKDLVPKKVNVCGMGLSYFGYRKADVWQNQGSMGVCPLLLLLHVAFVALSTAQTLPELSGAVQTTKPTPHPPTTPVIIATNAPPTAAPSSTPSPQLIATKASNDSEGTVAPEAPTAPPVVSPPTVAVPTEAPPVPPTPSATSLSLTTNKTGDHQTTVLAPAGTPTPDPTSTQSSSEPETETLYTPADATTADVNKPEGEEQDDTAIMAVMVALSSLLVIVFIIIILYMLRFKKYKQAGSHSNSFRLTNGRADDTELQSVPLLARSPSTNRKYPPLPVDKLEEEMNRRMADDNKLFREEFNALPVCPIQASCDAASKEENKEKNRYVNILPYDHSRVHLTSLEGVPDSDYINASYINGYQEKNKFIAAQGPKEETVNDYWRMIWEQNTATIVMVTNLKERKECKCAQYWPDQGCWTYGNIRVSVEDTMILVDYTIRKFCIQQVGDVSGKKPQRLVTQFHFTSWPDFGVPFTPIGMLKFLKKVKNCNPQYAGPIVVHCSAGVGRTGTFIVIDAMLDMMGAERKVDVFGFVTRIRAQRCQMVQTDMQYVFIFQALLEHYLYGDTELEVTSLETHMNKLYAPLPGAGCGGLEAEFKKLTSIKIQNDKMRTGNLPANMKKNRVLQIIPYEFNRVIIPVKRGEENTDYVNASFIDGYRQKDSYMACQGPLQHTIEDYWRMIWEWRSCSIVMLTELEERGQEKCAQYWPTDGVMVCGDMSIELKREEESESYTVRDLLVTNNRENKSRAVRQFHFHGWPEVGIPSDGKGMINIIAAVQKQQQQSGNHPITVHCSAGAGRTGTFCALSTVLERVKAEGILDVFQTVKSLRLQRPHMVQTLEQYEFCYKVVQEYIDAFSDYANFK; encoded by the exons atgagttcagcacagaAGGACTTGGTGCCAAAAAAAGTCAACGTCTGTGGTATGGGATTAAGTTACTTTGGATACAGGAAGGCTGATGTATGGCagaaccag ggcAGTATGGGTGTGTGTCCCCTGCTCCTGCTCCTGCATGTGGCCTTTGTGGCCCTTAGCACGGCCCAGACTCTCCCTGAGCTTTCAG GTGCGGTCCAGACCACCAAACCTACACCACATCCTCCTACGACACCCGTAATTATAGCCACCAATGCGCCCCCAACTGCCGCTCCATCTTCCACACCGTCCCCACAACTTATTGCGACAAAAGCATCCAATGACTCTGAGGGCACTGTGGCCCCAGAGGCTCCCACTGCACCTCCAGTCGTCTCCCCTCCAACTGTGGCCGTCCCCACAGAGGCACCACCTGTACCGCCAACCCCATCTGCCACATCCCTGTCTCTCACCACCAACAAAACTGGAGATCACCAGACCACCGTTTTGGCTCCAGCAGGGACGCCAACGCCTGATCCCACATCCACCCAGTCCTCTTCAGAGCCCGAGACGGAGACCTTGTATACCCCAGCTGATGCCACCACTGCTGACGTCAACAAGCCGGAAG GTGAAGAGCAAG ATGACACAGCTATCATGGCGGTGATGGTTGCCTTGTCCTCTCTGCTGGTCAttgtcttcatcatcatcatcctctacATGCTCAG GTTTAAGAAGTACAAGCAGGCAGGGAGCCACTCCAACTCCTTCCGCCTGACCAACGGCAGAGCTGACGACACAG AACTCCAGAGTGTACCGTTATTGGCTCGCTCTCCAAGCACTAACAGGAAGTACCCACCTCTTCCTGTCGACAAGCTGGAGGAGGAAATGAACCGCCGAATGGCTGATGACAATAAACTCTTCCGGGAAGAATTTAAT GCGCTGCCGGTGTGTCCCATTCAAGCCTCATGTGATGCTGCCTCCAAGGAGGAGAATAAGGAGAAGAACAGATATGTCAACATCCTGCCCT ATGATCATTCAAGAGTTCATTTGACCTCTCTGGAGGGTGTTCCTGACTCAGACTATATCAACGCTTCCTACATAAAT GGATACCAGGAGAAAAACAAATTCATTGCAGCACAAG GACCAAAAGAAGAAACAGTCAATGACTACTGGAGGATGATCTGGGAGCAAAACACTGCCACCATCGTCATGGTTACCAATCTGAAGGAGCGGAAAGAG TGTAAATGTGCTCAGTACTGGCCTGACCAGGGATGCTGGACTTACGGAAACATCCGCGTGTCTGTAGAGGACACAATGATCCTGGTTGACTACACCATCCGGAAGTTCTGCATTCAGcag GTGGGGGATGTGTCCGGTAAAAAGCCTCAGAGGCTGGTCACACAGTTTCATTTCACCAGCTGGCCTGATTTCGGGGTTCCTTTCACTCCGATTGGCATGCTGAAGTTCCTGAAGAAGGTCAAGAACTGCAACCCCCAGTATGCTGGACCAATAGTGGTTCACTGCAG TGCGGGTGTTGGCAGGACGGGCACCTTTATCGTGATAGACGCAATGCTGGACATGATGGGTGCAGAGAGAAAGGTGGATGTTTTTGGGTTTGTGACGCGGATCAGAGCCCAGCGCTGTCAGATGGTCCAGACCGAT ATGCAGTATGTGTTTATTTTCCAAGCGTTGCTGGAGCACTACCTGTACGGGGACACGGAGTTGGAAGTGACGTCTCTGGAGACTCACATGAATAAACTCTACGCTCCTTTACCGGGAGCTGGCTGTGGAGGCCTGGAGGCCGAGTTTAAG AAACTTACCTCGATTAAAATCCAGAATGACAAGATGAGAACAGGAAACCTGCCTGCCAACATGAAGAAGAATCGTGTTTTGCAAATCATTCCAT ATGAGTTTAACAGAGTGATCATCCCTGTAAAACGAGGAGAGGAGAACACGGATTACGTCAACGCCTCTTTTATAGAT GGTTACAGGCAGAAGGACTCGTACATGGCGTGTCAGGGGCCGCTCCAGCACACCATCGAGGACTACTGGAGGATGATCTGGGAGTGGAGGAGCTGCTCTATCGTTATGCTGACCGAGCTGGAGGAGAGAGGACAG GAGAAGTGTGCTCAGTATTGGCCTACTGACGGTGTGATGGTTTGTGGAGACATGTCCATTGAGCTGAAGAGGGAGGAGGAAAGTGAGAGTTACACTGTTAGGGACCTTCTCGTCACCAATAACAGA GAAAACAAGTCTCGAGCTGTGAGGCAGTTTCATTTCCACGGTTGGCCTGAGGTGGGCATCCCGTCTGATGGGAAGGGCATGATCAACATCATCGCTGCGGTTCAGAAGCAGCAGCAACAGTCTGGAAACCACCCAATCACTGTGCACTGCAG TGCTGGTGCAGGACGCACTGGGACATTCTGTGCTCTGAGCACAGTCCTGGAGCGGGTGAAGGCAGAGGGCATTCTGGACGTTTTCCAGACAGTGAAGAGTCTAAGACTACAGAGACCGCACATGGTGCAGACACTG GAGCAGTATGAGTTCTGCTACAAAGTGGTCCAGGAATACATCGATGCCTTCTCTGACTACGCCAACTTCAAGTAA